In the Chlamydiota bacterium genome, AATCTGGATGGATCTTAACAATGAACTTCTGCGAGGTCTCAAGAATCGCTTGCCCTTATTAAAAGGAAAATGCAAGTCGTGTGATTGGAAGAATCAATGCGGCGGGGGCTTGAGAACGCGCGCCCATCTTGCGTTTGGTGACCCTTGGGCAGAAGATCCCGGATGTTATTTAACCTTGAAAGAGATAGGCGCTAGGAATAAGTAGTTCATTTCTTAGATAATCTGGAATCGTAAATACGAAGCGATATGATTTCTCAACAAGTGAAATTATCTATTTTGGGAATGGTTCTGGGCTTGGGGAGTCCTCTGGGATGGATGTTGATTCGGCTTTTGGAAGAAGACCAAACTTTAGGAATGATTGCGATCTTAAAAGAACTAAGTCAATTTCGCAGTCTTTATATTTATCTTACAATCGGAACCATTTTTTTCTTTTCTATCTTTGGATATTTTATGGGGCATTTACTTCAAAAGGTGGTGAAAAAGGATGGTTTGCTTGAAGCCAAGACTCAAGACTATATGCGAATGGTGAGTTTTGTGGCTCATGAACTTAAAACGCCCCTGACTTCTGTAAAAGGCAGAATTGATTTAGTGTTGATGGGGCGTTATGGAGAGGTCGATGAGATCGTAAAGGAGAATTTAATCAAGGCAAACTTTGGGTGTGATCAAATCAATGAAATGATTTCTGTGTATTTGAATCTTGCTCGAATTGAGCGTGGAGAATTGAATGTCAAAATCTCTAAAGTAGATATTTATCATGATGTGATCTTGCCGGTTATTGAAGAGATTTCAGGGATACTAGAGGGACATGGCATGCGTATTCAGTTTCAAAATTTTATTGAAAATCAATCTTATGGGCTGGATGGGGATTCTCAATGGTTGAAAGTTGTTTTTAGAAATCTTTTTGCAAATGCTATTCGCTATGGCTACCGTGACACTGCAATTGAAGTTCGATTGAATGATGCGAACTCTTCGTGGAAGATCGAAATTTTTAACCTAGGTTACGGGATTCCTTTAGATTATTTAGAAAAAATATTTGAGAGATTTGAAAAAGTCCCCCGACAGGGCGAGATGGCTAATGTGGGAACAGGGTTAGGACTTTATATTGTAAAAGCCATCGTTGAGCAGCATTTAGGAAAAATTCGATGTGAAAGCGAACTGGGAAAATGGGCCAATTTTATTTTAAATTTTCCAAAGATGAAAATTTAAGCGGTTGGCATCTTTAAAACTGATTAAGTAATTCTTCAGGTTTTTGAATGAGCGATTTTGCCCCGCTTTGAAGGAGTTCTTCTCGGGTCCGAAATCCCCAGAGTGCTCCGATCGCATACATTCCAGCAGTAACAGCGGTTTCCATGTCAATTTTTGTGTCTCCCAGAAAGATAATTTTTTCTGGAGGCTCCTCCATTTCTTTTGCAATTTGAAGAGCGGCTTTGGGATGCGGTTTTTTGGGAAGAGTATTTTGTGCCCCTAAGACTACTTTAAATTTCCATTTTGGAAGAAATTGTTCCACAATGATTTTTGTAAAATCGTGTGGCTTGTTTGACAAAATGGATAGCTTTACTTGTCGTTTTGCTAACTCATCTAAGAGCTCTGGAATACCTGGATAGGGCTGTGTTAACTCATTCCAGCGTTTCTGGTACTCTTTTCTCATCGCCTGAACACAATTTTGAATCATTGAATCCTGGCGTTCTTTAGCTGGAAGAGCCATCATGGCGAGATATTCTACCCCTTCTCCTACAAAAGACTTATAGCTTTCAATTGGATGAATTGGGAAGTTAAAGTTTTCGAGAACAGTATTCATCGAATTGGCAAGATCCGCAAGGGTATCCAAGAGAGTTCCATCAAGGTCGAACAATACAGCTTTAAATTTCATAAATATATTTTCTCAAGTGAATGGGTGAAGGGAGTATTTCTTCACTAGAACAAACTATAAATATAAATTATAGATAACCTAGGTTTAAGCAAGAGAAAAAATAATGTAACTTCTTCTTGATTTATTTCGTCTATAAGTTTGAAGGGACAAAACCCCCTTCAGAAAGGGATGGATATGAAAAAGAAGATGCTTTATGGTTTTTTGGTAGGGACAATTTTAATTGCGGGAATGGGAGTTTCTCGATTGAATGCAAATGTGAGGCCTTTTGAAAAGCTGATGGCGCTTGAGGAGAGTGGCCCTGTCTTTCTTCGTTTGATGATGGACATATCGGATTTGAATATCACCACTGATCAGAAGGTAGCGATTCGTGCGATTTTAAAAAAGCATTGGCCGGAGGCAAAGCTGCTTCTGAAAGAGTTGAATGCCTCTCGGATTGAACTTCGGGAGGTGATTAAAAATAGTCCTAACGATGAAAAGCAAATCACCCATGTTGTGTATAAAAGGGCTGATGTTGCAGCGAAATTGGCCGTTTTGAGAGGGAAGGTAACGGCTGAAGCAAGAGCCATTTTAACACCTGAACAGGAAGCAAAGGTCCAGGCTATTTTTGAGAGGGTTGATCATCGTCTTGAACAGGCTCCGGATCGTGTTGAACAGTTCTTGAATCGTGAATAGTCTTAAGAGAGAATAGATCTATCCCGATTTTGGTCGGGGTGGATCTTTCTTTTCTTAAAAAAATGAAGGCAAATGTGATGGACGTATTAAGTCTCAAAGACGATCAATTGATTCAAGAAGCGCTCGGCGGAAATGAATCATCTTTTGAAGAGTTGGTACGCCGGTATAAGGTAGGGGTTATGAAAGTCGTTTACCGTTATGCGAGAGATGCCCATGAGGTGGATGATATGGCTCAAGAAGTTTTTCTAAAGGCTTATTTTTCTTTGAGTCAATATCGTTGTAAGGCCCCTTTTCAACATTGGCTGAGTCGCATTGCAACTCGTGTGGCGCTGGATCATGTTCGGTGGAGGAGCCGTCGGAAAGAGAATTTTTTTAGTGAAATGGCTGAGGAGGATCAGGGGGAGTGGTTGGAAGGTGTTTTATCGTTTTTGTCTTCAGAATCAAATCAAGAAAGTGAAGTGAATCAGAGAGATCGGGCAAGGCTTTTAGAATCCATTTTGGGAGAGTTATCCCCTCGGGATCAGCTGGTATTAAAGGCGATGGAGTTAGAGGGTCAAACGGTTCGAGAAATATCAGAGATGACGGGTTGGGGTGAGTCAGCGATTAAAGTGCGCCTCTTTCGGGCTCGTAAAAAAATGAGAAAAATTTTGGGAAAAAGATGCAAACAAGCGGAGATCCCGTTATGAAAAATGATCAGAAAGAGAAACTTTTGAAAATGGAAGAAACTCTATGGAGTTCAGTAAAAAAGACCTCGATCATTTTCCCTGAAGAGGGGTTTGAGACCCGAGTGATGCGACGGATTCGTGTGGCAAGTGGGGAAGTGTCATCAAATTTTCTAGAATTGCTTGGAGAACGGGCTTGGAGAATGGTGCCCATCGCAGCTACGTTCTTAGTG is a window encoding:
- a CDS encoding HAMP domain-containing histidine kinase is translated as MISQQVKLSILGMVLGLGSPLGWMLIRLLEEDQTLGMIAILKELSQFRSLYIYLTIGTIFFFSIFGYFMGHLLQKVVKKDGLLEAKTQDYMRMVSFVAHELKTPLTSVKGRIDLVLMGRYGEVDEIVKENLIKANFGCDQINEMISVYLNLARIERGELNVKISKVDIYHDVILPVIEEISGILEGHGMRIQFQNFIENQSYGLDGDSQWLKVVFRNLFANAIRYGYRDTAIEVRLNDANSSWKIEIFNLGYGIPLDYLEKIFERFEKVPRQGEMANVGTGLGLYIVKAIVEQHLGKIRCESELGKWANFILNFPKMKI
- a CDS encoding HAD family hydrolase; this translates as MKFKAVLFDLDGTLLDTLADLANSMNTVLENFNFPIHPIESYKSFVGEGVEYLAMMALPAKERQDSMIQNCVQAMRKEYQKRWNELTQPYPGIPELLDELAKRQVKLSILSNKPHDFTKIIVEQFLPKWKFKVVLGAQNTLPKKPHPKAALQIAKEMEEPPEKIIFLGDTKIDMETAVTAGMYAIGALWGFRTREELLQSGAKSLIQKPEELLNQF
- a CDS encoding Spy/CpxP family protein refolding chaperone; amino-acid sequence: MKKKMLYGFLVGTILIAGMGVSRLNANVRPFEKLMALEESGPVFLRLMMDISDLNITTDQKVAIRAILKKHWPEAKLLLKELNASRIELREVIKNSPNDEKQITHVVYKRADVAAKLAVLRGKVTAEARAILTPEQEAKVQAIFERVDHRLEQAPDRVEQFLNRE
- a CDS encoding RNA polymerase sigma factor produces the protein MMDVLSLKDDQLIQEALGGNESSFEELVRRYKVGVMKVVYRYARDAHEVDDMAQEVFLKAYFSLSQYRCKAPFQHWLSRIATRVALDHVRWRSRRKENFFSEMAEEDQGEWLEGVLSFLSSESNQESEVNQRDRARLLESILGELSPRDQLVLKAMELEGQTVREISEMTGWGESAIKVRLFRARKKMRKILGKRCKQAEIPL